In the genome of Scylla paramamosain isolate STU-SP2022 chromosome 10, ASM3559412v1, whole genome shotgun sequence, the window GCTTTACTCTTCAGGAAGTGGTTCATTTATGACGATAAATGGTAAAACTGGGTTATCTTCACAACTACGTAGAGGTGGAGGAAGCCTGCTATTTGCACCCATACAAAATATACTGTGGGGCAGAAATTACCCAAGACTTCTATAACCTTCTCTTATATGTTAAAGAAAAgaatttgtctctttttttatactGCACATCAACCGTCTGTATAAATGGAGCAAGCAGGCATTGTCTGAGTACAAAGCCTATTGTCTCATACTTCACCTCCATAATGCGATCCTCATGAAAGCACACCACTTACAGCGTCTTCTGCAACAAGCATGGAATGATATTTGGCAAAGGTCACAGAGCACAGCATAGTTACGTCATCGCTTACCATCGCTTGTGTCATTAGTTATGTTCAACGTGTGAATGCCTAATAAGTAATTTAGAATATGATACAGCGATCACCTGAAGATAGTATATAGCGTCGGAGAATGGGAAGCGTAGTGACCAGAGGACGGAGAAAGCTGATGCGAGGACCGCTCCAGGAAGTTTTCtatgtgaggtgtgtgtgacGGCAGGAGGCGGTGGTACAAAGGGGTTAAGGTGATATCAAAGCAAGAAGATATGCTCGTAGGGAAGTGGGAAGTGACTATGGTGAGctgaggaaggatgagagaaggggatgaTGTGAAGACTACTtcgggaagggaagagatataCTATACAATCCAATCCGCCTTGCTGCACTGCTGACGGCGGTGTGTGGCGATGAGCGGTGGTGCATTGCTGGTCAGGACCAACGAAGCTACCGGCGCTCCCCGATCCACACCGTTAGGCTGAGCGACCAAACTCTGTAACAAAACTTGTGGTGCCAGTGTGAGGCTGAGCACAACAGGTCGTGACTTGTCGAGCGTGCCAGTGTTGTTTCTGCCTCATTCCCCGATCATGGCACCGGTGCCCGTTAGGCAATACGTCAGGGCGCCGCGACTGAGGCACCTCGAGGCTGGTAGCGGCGAGAAGCGATCACGGATCACATACTTGACGCAGGTCCAAGTCTGTTACTTGATCAGATAAGACTTCGGTATTCTTCCATACAACTCGAGACACTCACCTTAGTATATGATTAGTAACACTGATTCACAGCGAGCTGTATGTGTGTACAGTGCAGATAAGAGACTGTGCGGAGACTGGCGGAGAGAGCCGTGTGGCGCCGGTCGCGGCTGGCACGTGCAAGTGCGCGGCACTGGTGCCAAAGCCTCTTCTACGGCACGCAGAAGGCCCGGGATATTTTTGTAACaataaattatatttttgtaaCAATATTCCCGGAAAAATTACTCAGTTACACCGTACAAAGTACTTGAATAATGTACTACCTAAAACGTGAATAATGATTGCATAATCCATGGCAAAAGCACTATTAAACTTAAGGTAAAGGTAAAAGTGGGACGCACGCTGCAGTTGCGCGTGGCCTCGGCACTCATCTCCGTTTCATTGGTCTTCGATCTTGTGGTGGACGATATCACTTATCCCGCGGCACAAGGCCACTGCGGCATCATTAATGAAGTATTTCTCTCTATGATTGTCTTATTCTGAAACGAGTACTACTAGTTATAATCATAACGAACACATAAATGAGTCGATGATACAATTTTGTCTCAATTCTCATATGTAGATAGGCTACATGTATACATACATTTCCTTATTGCCAAATGATAGTCATACAATTGATTAAGTTTtacaaaaaggaggaggcaggggtgatggtgatgtggctGGGCCTCGACACCAGCAGCACCAAGACCCTGAGCCAAAATTAGGGCCTGGGAGTTGGGTGTCAGGGCCAGGCCAAACATTAAGGCACTTTTGGCAACATGTAGAAAGAAGAATTTGCAGCATTCTTTTTCTCTGATGGTCTATGCtttaaagttaaaaaaaaaaaaaaaaaacaatactggTGAGTCAGCGGGATAACTAACAGGATATCGTGGGCGTGAGCGTCAAGCAGTCTTGGCCCAGCATGCCCTGACAGGAAGGATCACATCCTGCACCTCACCACGTGCTGCTTCTCTATGTAGACTCTCGTTAcggatacgaaaaaaaacacattttttgtttCAAAATTTTATTCTTAAAATACAAACAATACTCACTGAAACTGTATACCGATTATTTACATCAGCGTGGCCCGGCGTGAGCGGCGCTCCGGGAGGCGGCAGCTGGCCGCGTTCGTTGTCAGGGACAGTGGGACAGTTACTGAACGGGAAAACTATGTAGCGCCACAAAACATGTTATAACACTATTGAATTGCCTACGAATCATCACTACGAGTAGCACTGCACTGAAATGAAAGCACAGACTGCCGTGTGCGAGCACCGTGATCATGATGAATCGGCAAGTGTGCCACACTGACACCACCTGACAGGGAGCCTGACGaggcctgtctgtctgcttgccaCCCCTCGGTGTGCCCCCCTCTGTCTCCTATTGGCGTCCCTGTCCCACTCACGGCAGAGATTTAAAGGTATCCTTGCAAGTCGTGCACCGGTGCGACTATCGTTGCAGCACCGACGTCCGCCCCCGCTGGCAGGAGCCTGGCCACAGTAGCAGGTGAACCCTACCTCCAGAAACACCCTCAGGGGAAAAAGGAGGGCCGGACACATCTACAGTGGTGACGAAGAGACCTCCTAATTCACGTCTTTCAGGAACACTGTCACGCCCCAGGCTGTGTCATGACCTCCAGGGATAGGAATGTTGCTGCCAGGGAACCTGTGTCTCGTGGAGAagactgaatgtgtgtgtgtcattcatctacggtcgtctgctggtcacccagccagctgcTTCCCTACAGAAGGAAcccagagctcatagtgaccgatctttgggtaggactgagaccactcacacaccacacaccgggacagcgagatCACAACCCCTCGGATTACATCCCGTACTTACTTGCTGCCAGGTTAACAGGGGCTATACATTAAGAAGCTCggccatttgcctcgccgcgcctggGACCCGAAcccactatgtgtgtgtgtgtgtgtgtgtgtgtgtgtgtgtgtgtgtgtttaagaagaTTTAAATCAAAGGCTGACTATATGAATATAAAGTGTGATGAGTGGACACAGTATGTGGTGAGTGGACACAGTCATGAGTGGACAGAGACAGTCACGGAGAAGGGCTTCCCGGCGGTACGGTCGTGACGGGCACAAGTGGCAGCGGCAGTCTGACACACACAGGGTCACCTAAAGGACTTCATTGGTTGGGCTCTGGAGTGTGAGCCACGAGAGTGGCGGGCAGCGGTGGCCAGGACCAAGGGATGACAGCGTCGGGGTGTCGTGGTGGTACACatgcgtgtgtgtttatgtcGTGTTCTGGCGTGTGTGTTCATGTCGTGTTCCTACTTTTAGCAAGagcgtctaccacagcagcggTTGAATTGCTTGAAGATCACTGAAGGAGTAGCAAGTGTATTGTCACATAACAAGGAAGAGGCCTGAGCAAGTGCGGTGCATGACTTGAAGAGATCGAGAAGCGTTGGATGTCTTGAAGCGGTCGAGGCCAGGCGAAGAAAGTATTAAGGAACAGGAAAGTGTTTCTTGATTTCAATGCAGAGTGAAGACAAATATTTATCACAACAAACATGTGTAGTTAAATTTTGCCTATAAGGATGACGGGAAGGCACGACAACATGCGTGAGGTGTGTAGCCGCGCCACCTCGCCACCTCTCCTACCCTCCTGATTGTCTTGACTAGAAATGGAGAAACAAGTGCATGTCGCTTTCCGTGGCACATAAATTCATGAGAAAGCAAACTGACTGACACGAGAGAGTCACCGACAATCCAACAACAACACAGTGTTCGTGCCTTCCATCTGTGGGCGGATAGACGTGTGTATGTAGTATATGGCAATAACCTGGCCATGCGTGACCACCGATTGCTTCACTTCCTCCGATAGTGCTATAGACTGTATAAAAATAGAATATCCAAACTTAAAACTTCCATCTGTGTCACGAACAAAACTCAACGTGAACAATCAGATACGTTGATCTCTCACATTTGCTTCTGAGCGTCTGCGTGTCTGTCCAGGAGATGCGGCGCAGGTTGGCGTCCTTCTGGTTTGCACGCTGCGATAATGATTGGCGTCTGGCGTCCATCGCGGAGCCTGGACAAGTTAGACACCAGGAAACTATTACTATCTTATCTCCCATCACTGGCAGGGCGTTGATCCTGTGTTGCGGGTCAAGCAGTCATGTACTTGCACCGGGCCTGTCAACACCTTGGCTCGCGCTCTGAAACGCCTCGACCTTTTAAtggaactattttcaaaagacACGGAGATGATTATAGTAGGActttcacgattttttttacttgtttatctatttttcttccgcAAGTAACATAGAATCTTTGTTTAAACATCACTAGAATTACGAAAACACGATTGGGAAACCTTGTCAGCTTTCACTCCGGACTGTCTAAAAGTAGTCGGGATAAAGAAGACGTCAAAGCCCTCTCCGACGTCTCTACGTTCCTAGTCTTAGCTGACCGGTACCCATTTTAAGGCTGGGTAAATCTAGGAGCGGCCAGTCGTCCAAGAAAAATCCCGGCCgtgaccaggattcgaacccgggacTTCTTGCACTGTGTAGATCGATATTTAAAAAAGCTTTGCCCCTCTTATCACAACTATCATCCAAGACCACAAAGATAGTcatccgggttctcaagagtgtttctcctgttaataacgtagagatcttgttaatatgttacTACAATAATTAActcacctttgaaaacccgtgtaactttagctagagccttttgaaagtagtcgtgggcagaagtgtttcagaatattgtacTTAAGTCcatattctcaaatgtttcgcTGTCTCATCTCCACAACTTGCAACAGACTCTAATGAAAGTTAATGGGATTTTCAAAAGGGTTTACATGTTTCTAGCGATAGTTTAACGAGCATTCGATATCATCAGTGGGAGAAGTATAACGAGAACCCGATAAATCATGTTCGTGGCCCTTGAAAGTAACTcttatgagagaagaaaagcgtttcagaatgcgggacgtaggaccatattctgaaacatttaaaccgcacctccattactttcaaaaggctctagttgaagtggaaggagtttttaagtgttttatttttttcttttatggttctaagagattaacaaaatttctacattattaacgggagaaacactcttaagaacccgactaatcgtctctgtgtcccttgaaaataatccttGTGACAGAGCAAAGTGTCTCAGAATACAAGCTGTAGTCATGACACTACTTCCTGGGTTAAGACGCCGAAATATTTGAGGATCCTGCCCAAAGGTGACCTCCGCGACGAGGCTGCGCAGTGTGTGAGGGGTGAGGCTGTCTTTGCTGCTTGCTAGGGGAAGGGTCACCCACACACAGCACAGGCGGGACAAAATGAAGGTCTAAAGTATAAATAGTTGTAAGCTTAGCGTGTCGTCAGCACAACACTATGGCAGTAGCGTTGAGATAAGCCTGCGTGGTGGTGCTTGCGGCGTCACGTGACCGACCACAGGAAAGGCTGGCGGCAGgggaaaaatcataaaaaaagaaaaaaaaaacaagggagaaaGTTATACACTAATTAAATCACTCCACATTTTTAAGGAATACATTCAGCACACACgcgcgggcacacacacacacacacacacacacacacacatacacacacacacacacacacacacacacacacacacacacacacacacaataaataaatcaggCAGCAATTCACGCAACAATCAGTACTTAACTAGGGTTTTCCTCAcaatttcccacataaagatgCAAAATATTTTCTCCATTAGGAACTAAAAACAGGTGCAGACACAAACGGCAAGGCGCGTGCAGCCCCCgcccaccgccaccgccaccgccaccccaAGCCCCACACAGGCAGGTGGAGGGTGGCGGCGCGGGGAACCCTTCACTCCGGCACTACTCACTCAGACCATCACAGGTTTTCACATCATTTAATAGTTTGTGCGTCAcggagttttttttatgtagtgttcttttattttttatgtgtttccGGTGCATTCAAACTCGGTAACACGTGCTTGGTGCCTCGGTGGCTTTCTGGGGTGTCTATGGCACATCAGGAGCCATGCAGACCACCAGCGTGACCAGCAGGGGGCTCTCCACGCGGTAATTAAGACACCAGGCGTAGTGGGTCACCTTTCTGCCACCCTAACATTGCAACAACCTTAACTTGCTCAAACCAAACCTACACACAACGACACGTGCCTGTATGCGGGTGTGCACGCCTCCACTCACTGCccgtgtgtggggagggggcaGGCGCGCACGCACACCGGCTGCGAGGCGAGCTCACTCGTGCAGCAGGACGGACATGGTGGCATTGAGGTACTCGTCCTCGCTGTCGAAGGTGCGAAGGCCGAGGCGCTGCAGCGGCTCCTGACACTTGTCCTGGATGGTCATCACCGCTTCGTAGTTCAGGGCGCCGCGCCACGCGAAGATGGTGGCCTTGGAGTCCCTGAAGGTGCCGTACGcgtcctttctcttcttgggCTTCTTGTACAGCGTGGTGTGTTCCTTCACGTACGTCGACACGTACTTGTTGTACGACAAACCCAAGAATTTGAATATTTCCTTCGCCTTCTCCTCCGGCTTGAGCCCCATGTCTTCGTAGCGCACCATCATGTACCTGCAAAAGCGAGGGCGTCAGCACTGCggcagccaggccaggccaggccacgGTAGCATCCTACTCGCTCATTAACTAGTGCCCTATAATGAAAAAGTTTATTACCGTGAGGCGGATGTGACTCAGGGCACCGCTACACACCTGTACCAAACCTTGCATGACATTATTGTGTATATATAGCTGTTCACTGCTTTTATTCGCACCAATGAAAGTATGTATATAGTAAGCATGTAGTACATATGTATACCTCAATACTACGAGGACTCTTACTTAATGTCTGTGTTACACTAAACAAGCCGAAACTGCAGGTGTAATTTTTGTATCCACTATAGCAAGACCGGGGCGACTATAGTTACTGAAAGGGTCACGTTAGTCAGGCCGGGGCCTCCTCACTTTCCCCACACTGGCCACACCCGCGCTGCGTCCTGCAGTAGTTACCTGTCGCTGTACTTCTTCATGAGCTGCTCGGAATGGGTGAGGTCCTTGAGCAGGTCCTGGCAGACGGTGGCCGGGTCGCGACAGGCTGGAGACTGGCACCAGGACAGCTGCATGCGTGAATGGAGGCAGCCGCGGGGGTCCCTCACCAGGTGCACCACGCGCAGGTCCAGCGCCTCGTCCTCCAGCAGCTTGATTACGGGCGACACGCCCATCCTCACCGTCTTGAGCACGTTGACAGGCATGAAGCTGCACACGCGCGATACGTACTCCTTGTCGAAGCAGAGGGCGCGGTTGAGCGCGCACGAGTTCCACAGGCGCGTGTTGTGACGCAGCAGGAAGGTAACGTTGCGCTGGTAGGCGATGTACTCGTCCATGTGGCTGTAATCACACGTGAGGATGGAGCGGAGCAAGTCCTGGGCAGTCTGCACCAGCGGGCCATCCTCCAGGTGAAGATTCTTCAACAGGTGATGCAGCGGCTCGAAGCTGTAGAAGGTGCCAGGGTAGGCTCGCAGCAGGTCCCCCAGATAGCTGGAGCCGCTGCGCCAGGTGGACAGCACCAGCACTCTGCGCACCTGTGGGGAGAAACAATATGAGTGATGCGAGCCTCCTGAGACACGACACCTCTCCTCAGCGAGACAGCGCCGAGAGGGAGGCGTGTGCTGAAGTGATACCAGTCTGTTATGCTATGCTCAGTGCTTCACTTAGGTAGCACCATGAGGTGGTATACTACTCGTATTTCCATGGGCAGCATACTGCGCTGCGCCTCAGCCCACCTGTGCGGGGTCCACCACCTCCCCTGGGGTGAAGTTGGTGTCCCTCTGGACGGTGACGAACTCTCGCTTGAGCACGCTGCGCACGGCAGACTCCCCCTGCCTCTTGAGGCTGTCGTAAGTCACCCTTGGGGCCGAGGAGCGCGCTAAGGACCACGTGGCCCGGCTGCCAGTCTTGGGAGCCCGGGCTGTCTGCTGCTCAGAGTCCTGCTGGCGGAGCCTCTGCTTTAGGCGCTGCgtctcctggtggtggtgctcgctGAGGCGATGCTGCTGTTTCAGGAACTCCTGGTGCTGCGCCTCCACGCGCCGCAGCCACTGCTCGTGTTCGCTGCCGCCGCTCAGCGCCGTGACCGAGTGGGGCGGTGGCAGCGGGACTCGGGGACGCGCGGGGACGCGGGGcctggcggggcggcggggctTGGGCGGTCGCCTCTCCCTGCTGCCCCGGGGCGGCTGTggtcgtggttgtggtggtggttgtggtggtggttgaggtggtggttgtggttgttgttgtgattgttgttgtgattgttgtggttgttgtaacTGTTGTTGTGATAGTGGATGTGCCTCCTCTTGTTGTGACTGTTGTTGTGATTGTGGTgttggttgctgttgttgttgttgttgttgttgttgttgttgttgttgttgttgttgttgttgtgtttgtggttgttgtgtttgtggttgctgtggttgtggtggtggtggttgctgttgtgatttttgttgttgttgttgttgttgttgttgttgttgttgtgatggtggtggtggtggtgactgtggaggTGATGACTGTGGCagctcttgttgttgctgctgttgctgcttatGCTGCTCCTGGTCTTGCcgttcctgttgctgctgctgctgctgctgctgctgcggttgctgctgtagttgttgttgctgctgctgctgtggctcctgctcctgcttctgTTTCTGTGGGTTGTACTCAGTTAGCTGACGTGGTTGtacctgctcctgctcctgttgctgtttgtcatcccgttgttgttgttgttgttgttgttgctgctgctgttgctgctgctgctcgtccTCCACCAACAGCACCCCGAGGCTGGCCAGGTCTTTGCGCTGCTGCTCAGTCAGGTGCGGTGCTACGGGGGGTCGTTGTTCCGCACCGGAGTTCCTGTGCAGGGCCTGTGCGGGGTCAAGCTGGGGCTCCGGGGGCAGGGGCGGGGGCGGCGGGGGAAGCGCGACGGGGGGACTGCTAGCCGCCGCTGTCTCCTGTCCGTGGTCAAGAGTGATGTGTCGCCGCAAGAAGCCGATCTCCGCGTCACCTATAGAAGGGAACCGTGTCTGTGAGTGTTGCTGCTTTTGAAATGATGCGTTTTGGTGTGATTCTAATTGTGTCAAGAGTTTATACTTTTAATTACAGTGTTTTGCTGgatttttaattttgtgtgtcaATAGCTCGTGCTTTGAACTGGTGTGTTTTGCCGCGTATTTTTAAATTCGTCTAAAACTAATTATGTGATTTATGGATTGCGATTTTGTATAATGCATTTTTAgaattgttttgtgtttttatatgagtacatcacttttttttgtaaacacATGTCGTTCTTTGTAACTGTGCTTAATAagctatgtatctatctacctgtctatctatccatttatctatctttctatttacctacttatctacctatctacctacctacctacttatctatctatctatttatttacctacctacctatctaccaaTCATTCTGTGTACTGTGGCGGCGGCGTCTCTGCCACGGGACAGAAGATGCGTGTGGCGCGTGAGGGAGGCAGCGCAAGTAATGAGCCAACAGTTATTATTGAAAATCGAGCACtgtgataacaataacaaatctCGTCACCGAAGACTGGTTGGCAAGGAAGGACTGATGCACACGAGCTAAGTTGAAACATTGAAGCGGCGATGGAGAAACTATGCATGATTGTGGgcaatgaagaaggagaagctcTGAGATCTATCTGCTTCCTGACTGATCACAACACCTGTTTGCTTGTTTGGCATGCCGTGACAAAACTGAAAGGCGAAGCTTCTGAACTCCTCGTCTGAttctgcttttttatttatttgtttatctattttttaccaagtcttcatttgtttcttaaggactggatattttttttttgtttgttttagggGAGCGACAATTAAGCCTTTCTTTTGTAGCCTCCTAGACACGTGAAGAAGTAACTTGGTCTATTTAAAGTGATCTCAACCCTTTttctattaactttttttataatttgatTTACTTACCTTCTGTTTTCAGGTGTAAAATTCAGATGAACTCTCTTtatatatctttctctttctctctttacctgCTAAGGGGGATCTTTACCTGCTGTGTCTTTACCTACTGGGCgccaatcacttttttttctttccttctttttctttactgacCTTCCGTCTCCAAGAGTATACTTCAGACGAACTCTCtatatatctttctctctttacctgCTAAGAGGAATTTCACCTGCCTTGAACTATCTTTTTTCAAGTGTAGCAAGAACGagctctctatctttctctataCCTGCTAATGGGTATTTTTAACTACTAAGGGGCGTCTGTACCTGCTATTTCTTTACCTGCTGGGAGTCTGGGCAGCTGGATCGGCTTGGAGGTGAAGacgagcagcaggaggaagcagGTGACGGACAGAGAGAACATCAGCCAGTGCTTCTTGCGTATCCCAACCAGCATCCCGCCTGAGGCACGAGAACACCACGGTTAGCCAGTGgtggggagggtggtggtggtggtggtggtggtggtggtggtggtggtgatgatgatgatgatggtgatagtgatgcaCATTGTCTGATGAATTCTTGAagcttccttaattttcttatgttctaatgttataaaaaaaggagaaggaggaggaggaggaggaggaggaggaggaggaggaggaggaaaaggagggggaggaggaagaggagtcctACATTGATGGTCtataaaaacacaacaacaattactactactagtgctactactaccaccctactactactactactactactactactactaccaccactattaatcACGTTTGATGTTATGGCACTATAGCTGTAGCCACCTAAGCTGGCGACACCCCCCAAAATAGGCTCTTCCCAAAAGTTTCTGTAATTGGCAAGTGAGGTATAGAGAGGTCAAACTCcagccccctctctctctctctctctctctctctctctctctctctctcacctgctggtCCTAACAGGGTATTTTGTGATAAGCACAATTACATTATATGTAATATAATGTGTGAAACgtaatgatggtgtgtgtgtgtgtcgttttcttcctttcagtgtCATTCACACAATAGGGAGTGATGTATATAATGCAGATATGTATAggatttatgagagagagagagagagagagagagagagagagagagagagagagagagagagagagagagagagagagagagagagagagagagagagtcattcatAGCGATAGTAATTGACCTtggacgtcacacacacacacacacacacacacacacacacacactattgtcCATTGGAATTATGCAATAGCAAATAATAACTTCCATAACAATTTTCCtcgatatttttttcaataataaaCAGTTTTGGAAGCAGcgtatgttgtttttgttgactTAGATGGGGAAACAGTGAATCTATATAAGTATGTTTTAACCAGTTCACTGCTACGATCGTCTTTTGTTACCACTCAGATCACAGTAATGAACTATTTGCAGGGATATAAAGAAAGGCGGACATGAGGTTAATTTAATCATTGCAAAGCTACTGAACTATGTAGTATTTAAGAGACTAcagtacaaaaagaaaaaaaaaaatcttttaaaagtagtagatcattatgagaaagattaagtagcagtggaagggttaaggtGTGCTTCAAGGTGTTtaaaaaggacaacaaaataaataaataaataaataaataaataaataaataaataaataaataataataataataataataatgatactactactactactactactactactactactactactactactactactactactacgactactactactaatgaaaATCTGCGAGGTTCTCTGTTACCTAACCTCTGCATATTTTAAAGGACAACAGTATTCTAGGCCTTAAAATCACCTCTTTCTACAGGCGGGGCAGGGATAACCACGCCCGTGCCGCCCGTGCCACCCATCACCCTTCACGCCACAGCGCCGCCACCACAGTCACGGGGAGAGCGTGACGGGAATGCGATGTCAAgcgatcagaaaaaaaagcggTTGTCTTCAAGGTGAGATTCTTGCGCCAATGGTTAACGTTATTTCCTCTGTCATTAGGACTGAGTGACGAGGATTTTAGTTATCAGGAGTGACGATCATGTTAGCAGGATCTGTGTGACGAGTACTGGTCAATGCAGAGTTTACACATCATCGTCACGGGAAAAGCGAATGGGGACAAGAGTGACGTTGTTTGGTGACTAGTGACAGGTTAGTAAGGCCCGTATTATGAAAAGCTCAGcactctcaccacgactaatttcaaaggccacagagaggaTTTGCCGGGTTTTCGCGAGTGTTTCTGCAGTCAGTATTGAAGAAATCCTGTTAATTCGTCACTAGAACcgtgaaaacactcttaaaagccCCTGTAACTTCATCAAGAGCCTTTTAAAAATAGGGGTGCAGCGTACGAGAATTTCAGAAAATGGTCCTTCCCGCGAGGCTGTATCCTGAAGTGTGGCTTGTAACGTTCACGGTTCTGTCACCACTCGCCACTGTCACTGTGGGGTGTGAACTGCcaaaggatacacacacacacacacacacacgcacacgcacgctcacacacacacacacacacacacacacacacacacacacacacacacacacacacacacacacacacacacacacacacacacacacacacacacatagtggtCATGGAGACAAGAGAATACtgattttgacacacaca includes:
- the LOC135104117 gene encoding uncharacterized protein LOC135104117 isoform X1, which translates into the protein MLVGIRKKHWLMFSLSVTCFLLLLVFTSKPIQLPRLPAGKEIAGDAEIGFLRRHITLDHGQETAAASSPPVALPPPPPPLPPEPQLDPAQALHRNSGAEQRPPVAPHLTEQQRKDLASLGVLLVEDEQQQQQQQQQQQQQQQRDDKQQQEQEQVQPRQLTEYNPQKQKQEQEPQQQQQQQLQQQPQQQQQQQQQQERQDQEQHKQQQQQQQELPQSSPPQSPPPPPSQQQQQQQQQQQQKSQQQPPPPQPQQPQTQQPQTQQQQQQQQQQQQQQQQQQQPTPQSQQQSQQEEAHPLSQQQLQQPQQSQQQSQQQPQPPPQPPPQPPPQPRPQPPRGSRERRPPKPRRPARPRVPARPRVPLPPPHSVTALSGGSEHEQWLRRVEAQHQEFLKQQHRLSEHHHQETQRLKQRLRQQDSEQQTARAPKTGSRATWSLARSSAPRVTYDSLKRQGESAVRSVLKREFVTVQRDTNFTPGEVVDPAQVRRVLVLSTWRSGSSYLGDLLRAYPGTFYSFEPLHHLLKNLHLEDGPLVQTAQDLLRSILTCDYSHMDEYIAYQRNVTFLLRHNTRLWNSCALNRALCFDKEYVSRVCSFMPVNVLKTVRMGVSPVIKLLEDEALDLRVVHLVRDPRGCLHSRMQLSWCQSPACRDPATVCQDLLKDLTHSEQLMKKYSDRYMMVRYEDMGLKPEEKAKEIFKFLGLSYNKYVSTYVKEHTTLYKKPKKRKDAYGTFRDSKATIFAWRGALNYEAVMTIQDKCQEPLQRLGLRTFDSEDEYLNATMSVLLHE
- the LOC135104117 gene encoding probable global transcription activator SNF2L2 isoform X2, with translation MLVGIRKKHWLMFSLSVTCFLLLLVFTSKPIQLPRLPAGDAEIGFLRRHITLDHGQETAAASSPPVALPPPPPPLPPEPQLDPAQALHRNSGAEQRPPVAPHLTEQQRKDLASLGVLLVEDEQQQQQQQQQQQQQQQRDDKQQQEQEQVQPRQLTEYNPQKQKQEQEPQQQQQQQLQQQPQQQQQQQQQQERQDQEQHKQQQQQQQELPQSSPPQSPPPPPSQQQQQQQQQQQQKSQQQPPPPQPQQPQTQQPQTQQQQQQQQQQQQQQQQQQQPTPQSQQQSQQEEAHPLSQQQLQQPQQSQQQSQQQPQPPPQPPPQPPPQPRPQPPRGSRERRPPKPRRPARPRVPARPRVPLPPPHSVTALSGGSEHEQWLRRVEAQHQEFLKQQHRLSEHHHQETQRLKQRLRQQDSEQQTARAPKTGSRATWSLARSSAPRVTYDSLKRQGESAVRSVLKREFVTVQRDTNFTPGEVVDPAQVRRVLVLSTWRSGSSYLGDLLRAYPGTFYSFEPLHHLLKNLHLEDGPLVQTAQDLLRSILTCDYSHMDEYIAYQRNVTFLLRHNTRLWNSCALNRALCFDKEYVSRVCSFMPVNVLKTVRMGVSPVIKLLEDEALDLRVVHLVRDPRGCLHSRMQLSWCQSPACRDPATVCQDLLKDLTHSEQLMKKYSDRYMMVRYEDMGLKPEEKAKEIFKFLGLSYNKYVSTYVKEHTTLYKKPKKRKDAYGTFRDSKATIFAWRGALNYEAVMTIQDKCQEPLQRLGLRTFDSEDEYLNATMSVLLHE